A stretch of the Coturnix japonica isolate 7356 chromosome 27, Coturnix japonica 2.1, whole genome shotgun sequence genome encodes the following:
- the CDC27 gene encoding cell division cycle protein 27 homolog isoform X1: MTVLQEPVQAAIWQALNHYAYRDAVFLAERLYAEVHSEEALFLLATCYYRSGKAYKAYRLLKGHSCTTPQCKYLLAKCCVDLSKLAEGEQILSGGVLNKQKSHDDIVTEFGDSACFTLSLLGHVYCKTDRLAKGSECYQKSLSLNPFLWSPFESLCEIGEKPDPDQTFKLTSLQNFSSCLPNTCTTLVSNHNISHRQPETVLMETPQDTIELNRINLESSNAKYSSLNTDSSMSYIDSAVISPDAVPLGSGTAILSKQAQNKPKTGRSLLGGPAALSPLTPSFGILPLETPSPGDGSYLQNYTNSSSVIDVPSTGAPSKKKRCVMQAVTRISQAGTKSVFSQSGNSREVTPILVAQTQSSGPQTSTTPQVLSPTIAAPPNSLPRRSSRLFTSDSSTTKENSKKLKMKFPPKIANRKTKSKTNKGGITQPNINDSLEITKLDSSIISEGKISTVTPQIQAFTLQKAAAEGLMSLLRDMGKGYLALCSYNCKEAINILSHLPSHHYNTGWVLCQIGRAYFELAEYMQAERIFSEVRRIENYRVEGMEIYSTTLWHLQKDVALSVLSKDLTDMDKNSPEAWCAAGNCFSLQREHDIAIKFFQRAIQVDPNYAYAYTLLGHEFVLTEELDKALACFRNAIRVNSRHYNAWYGLGMIYYKQEKFSLAEMHFQKALDINPQSSVLLCHIGVVQHALKKSEKALDTLNKAINIDPKNPLCKFHRASVLFANEKYKSALQELEELKQIVPKESLVYFLIGKVYKKLGQTHLALMNFSWAMDLDPKGANNQIKEAIDKRYLPDDEEPITQEEQISECYPYESVGTDESQESSMTDADDTQLHAVESDEF; the protein is encoded by the exons ATGACGGTGCTACAGGAACCCGTCCAG GCTGCTATATGGCAAGCACTTAACCACTATGCTTACCGCGATGCAGTGTTCCTCGCAGAAAGGTTATATGCAGAAG tACACTCAGAAGAAGCACTGTTTTTGCTGGCAACGTGTTACTACCGCTCAGGAAAGGCATATAAAGCATACAGGCTCCTAAAGGGACACAGCTGTACTACTCCACAGTGTAAATACCTGCTTGCAAAATGTTGTGTTGACCTCAGCAA gcttGCAGAAGGAGAGCAGATCTTATCTGGTGGAGTGttgaataaacagaaaagccatGATGACATTGTCACGGAGTTCGGTGACTCTGCGTGCTTTACGCTCTCCTTACTGGGACATGTCTACTG CAAGACAGACCGGCTTGCCAAAGGATCAGAATGTTACCAAAAGAGCCTTAGTTTAAATCCTTTCCTCTGGTCCCCTTTTGAATCGCTGTGTGAAATAG GTGAAAAACCAGACCCCGACCAAACGTTTAAATTAACATCTTTACAGAACTTCAGCAGCTGTCTGCCTAACACTTGCACAACGTTGGTGTCTAATCACAACATATCTCACAGGCAGCCTGAGACTGTGCTGATGGAAACACCGCAAGACACAATT gaGTTGAACAGGATCAACCTAGAATCCTCTAATGCAAAATACTCCTCCTTGAACACAGATTCCTCTATGTCTTACATTGACTCAGCTGTCATTTCACCAGATGCTGTCCCTCTTGGGTCAGGAACTGCTATCTTGTCAAAACAGGctcaaaataaaccaaaaactGGGCGAAGTTTACTGGGAGGACCTGCTGCTTTGAGCCCATTAACTCCAAG ctttggaATTTTGCCACTAGAAACCCCAAGCCCTGGAGATGGATCCTATTTACAAAACTACACCAACTCTTCTTCTGTAATTGATGTGCCATCCACAGGAGCACCTTCAAAGAAG AAACGTTGTGTTATGCAGGCAGTCACCAGGATCAGCCAGGCTGGAACAAAGTCAGTCTTCTCCCAGAGTGGAAACAGCCGGGAGGTCACTCCAATCCTCGTTGCACAAACACAGAGCTCTGGTCCACAGACAAG tacAACACCTCAGGTATTGAGCCCAACAATTGCTGCTCCACCAAACTCACTGCCTCGAAGAAGCTCTCGCCTTTTTACTAGTGATAGCTCCACAACAAAG gaaaatagcaaaaaattaaaaatgaagtttccaCCTAAGAttgcaaacaggaaaacaaaaagtaaaacaaataaggGAGGGATAACTCAGCCAAACATAAATGATAGCTTGGAAATTACCAAACTGGACTCTTCCAtcatttcagaagggaaaatatctACTGTTACACCACAGATCCAGGCTTTTACGctacagaaggcagcagcag aaGGTTTGATGAGCCTTCTTCGTGACATGGGGAAAGGTTATTTAGCCCTGTGCTCATACAACTGCAAAGAAGCGATAAATATTTTAAGCCATTTGCCATCTCACCACTACAACACTGGCTGGGTGCTGTGCCAGATTGGGAGAGCTTACTTTGAACTTGCAGAATACATGCAG GCTGAAAGgatattttcagaagtgagGAGGATTGAAAACTACAGAGTAGAAGGCATGGAGATCTATTCAACTACGCTGTGGCATCTGCAGAAAGATGTTGCTCTGTCAGTTCTTTCAAAGGATTTAACAGACATGGATAAAAACTCACCAGAG GCATGGTGTGCTGCAGGGAACTGCTTCAGCTTGCAACGAGAGCATGACATTGCAATCAAGTTCTTCCAGAGAGCCATTCAAGTTGATCCAAACTATGCTTACGCCTACACCCTTTTGGGGCATGAATTTGTGTTAACAGAAGAGCTAGACAAGGCATTAGCTTGTTTTAGGAATGCAATCAGAGTCAACTCCAGGCACTACAATGCATG gtATGGGTTGGGAATGATTTATTACAAACAGGAGAAATTCAGTTTagcagaaatgcatttccagAAAGCACTTGATATCAATCCTCAGAGCTCAGTCTTACTGTGTCACATTGGAGTA GTCCAACACGCActgaaaaaatctgaaaaggCTTTGGATACTCTAAACAAAGCAATTAACATCGACCCCAAGAACCCACTATGCAAATTCCATAGAGCTTCTGTACTGTTTGCAAATGAGAAATACAAG tctgCTTTGCAAGAACTTGAAGAACTGAAGCAGATTGTTCCCAAAGAGTCTCTTGTTTACTTCTTAATAGGAAAG gtTTATAAAAAGCTGGGGCAAACCCATTTGGCCCTAATGAATTTCTCCTGGGCGATGGACTTAGATCCCAAAGGAGCCAACAACCAAATTAAAGAGGCTATCGATAAACGTTACCTTCCAGATGACGAGGAACCAATAACTCAAGAAGAGCAAATCAGTGAATGTTATCCCTATGAATCAG ttGGCACAGACGAATCCCAAGAGAGCAGCATGACGGATGCAGATgacacacagctccatgcagttGAAAGCGATGAATTTTAA
- the CDC27 gene encoding cell division cycle protein 27 homolog isoform X2, whose amino-acid sequence MTVLQEPVQAAIWQALNHYAYRDAVFLAERLYAEVHSEEALFLLATCYYRSGKAYKAYRLLKGHSCTTPQCKYLLAKCCVDLSKLAEGEQILSGGVLNKQKSHDDIVTEFGDSACFTLSLLGHVYCKTDRLAKGSECYQKSLSLNPFLWSPFESLCEIGEKPDPDQTFKLTSLQNFSSCLPNTCTTLVSNHNISHRQPETVLMETPQDTIELNRINLESSNAKYSSLNTDSSMSYIDSAVISPDAVPLGSGTAILSKQAQNKPKTGRSLLGGPAALSPLTPSFGILPLETPSPGDGSYLQNYTNSSSVIDVPSTGAPSKKKRCVMQAVTRISQAGTKSVFSQSGNSREVTPILVAQTQSSGPQTSTTPQVLSPTIAAPPNSLPRRSSRLFTSDSSTTKENSKKLKMKFPPKIANRKTKSKTNKGGITQPNINDSLEITKLDSSIISEGKISTVTPQIQAFTLQKAAAGLMSLLRDMGKGYLALCSYNCKEAINILSHLPSHHYNTGWVLCQIGRAYFELAEYMQAERIFSEVRRIENYRVEGMEIYSTTLWHLQKDVALSVLSKDLTDMDKNSPEAWCAAGNCFSLQREHDIAIKFFQRAIQVDPNYAYAYTLLGHEFVLTEELDKALACFRNAIRVNSRHYNAWYGLGMIYYKQEKFSLAEMHFQKALDINPQSSVLLCHIGVVQHALKKSEKALDTLNKAINIDPKNPLCKFHRASVLFANEKYKSALQELEELKQIVPKESLVYFLIGKVYKKLGQTHLALMNFSWAMDLDPKGANNQIKEAIDKRYLPDDEEPITQEEQISECYPYESVGTDESQESSMTDADDTQLHAVESDEF is encoded by the exons ATGACGGTGCTACAGGAACCCGTCCAG GCTGCTATATGGCAAGCACTTAACCACTATGCTTACCGCGATGCAGTGTTCCTCGCAGAAAGGTTATATGCAGAAG tACACTCAGAAGAAGCACTGTTTTTGCTGGCAACGTGTTACTACCGCTCAGGAAAGGCATATAAAGCATACAGGCTCCTAAAGGGACACAGCTGTACTACTCCACAGTGTAAATACCTGCTTGCAAAATGTTGTGTTGACCTCAGCAA gcttGCAGAAGGAGAGCAGATCTTATCTGGTGGAGTGttgaataaacagaaaagccatGATGACATTGTCACGGAGTTCGGTGACTCTGCGTGCTTTACGCTCTCCTTACTGGGACATGTCTACTG CAAGACAGACCGGCTTGCCAAAGGATCAGAATGTTACCAAAAGAGCCTTAGTTTAAATCCTTTCCTCTGGTCCCCTTTTGAATCGCTGTGTGAAATAG GTGAAAAACCAGACCCCGACCAAACGTTTAAATTAACATCTTTACAGAACTTCAGCAGCTGTCTGCCTAACACTTGCACAACGTTGGTGTCTAATCACAACATATCTCACAGGCAGCCTGAGACTGTGCTGATGGAAACACCGCAAGACACAATT gaGTTGAACAGGATCAACCTAGAATCCTCTAATGCAAAATACTCCTCCTTGAACACAGATTCCTCTATGTCTTACATTGACTCAGCTGTCATTTCACCAGATGCTGTCCCTCTTGGGTCAGGAACTGCTATCTTGTCAAAACAGGctcaaaataaaccaaaaactGGGCGAAGTTTACTGGGAGGACCTGCTGCTTTGAGCCCATTAACTCCAAG ctttggaATTTTGCCACTAGAAACCCCAAGCCCTGGAGATGGATCCTATTTACAAAACTACACCAACTCTTCTTCTGTAATTGATGTGCCATCCACAGGAGCACCTTCAAAGAAG AAACGTTGTGTTATGCAGGCAGTCACCAGGATCAGCCAGGCTGGAACAAAGTCAGTCTTCTCCCAGAGTGGAAACAGCCGGGAGGTCACTCCAATCCTCGTTGCACAAACACAGAGCTCTGGTCCACAGACAAG tacAACACCTCAGGTATTGAGCCCAACAATTGCTGCTCCACCAAACTCACTGCCTCGAAGAAGCTCTCGCCTTTTTACTAGTGATAGCTCCACAACAAAG gaaaatagcaaaaaattaaaaatgaagtttccaCCTAAGAttgcaaacaggaaaacaaaaagtaaaacaaataaggGAGGGATAACTCAGCCAAACATAAATGATAGCTTGGAAATTACCAAACTGGACTCTTCCAtcatttcagaagggaaaatatctACTGTTACACCACAGATCCAGGCTTTTACGctacagaaggcagcagcag GTTTGATGAGCCTTCTTCGTGACATGGGGAAAGGTTATTTAGCCCTGTGCTCATACAACTGCAAAGAAGCGATAAATATTTTAAGCCATTTGCCATCTCACCACTACAACACTGGCTGGGTGCTGTGCCAGATTGGGAGAGCTTACTTTGAACTTGCAGAATACATGCAG GCTGAAAGgatattttcagaagtgagGAGGATTGAAAACTACAGAGTAGAAGGCATGGAGATCTATTCAACTACGCTGTGGCATCTGCAGAAAGATGTTGCTCTGTCAGTTCTTTCAAAGGATTTAACAGACATGGATAAAAACTCACCAGAG GCATGGTGTGCTGCAGGGAACTGCTTCAGCTTGCAACGAGAGCATGACATTGCAATCAAGTTCTTCCAGAGAGCCATTCAAGTTGATCCAAACTATGCTTACGCCTACACCCTTTTGGGGCATGAATTTGTGTTAACAGAAGAGCTAGACAAGGCATTAGCTTGTTTTAGGAATGCAATCAGAGTCAACTCCAGGCACTACAATGCATG gtATGGGTTGGGAATGATTTATTACAAACAGGAGAAATTCAGTTTagcagaaatgcatttccagAAAGCACTTGATATCAATCCTCAGAGCTCAGTCTTACTGTGTCACATTGGAGTA GTCCAACACGCActgaaaaaatctgaaaaggCTTTGGATACTCTAAACAAAGCAATTAACATCGACCCCAAGAACCCACTATGCAAATTCCATAGAGCTTCTGTACTGTTTGCAAATGAGAAATACAAG tctgCTTTGCAAGAACTTGAAGAACTGAAGCAGATTGTTCCCAAAGAGTCTCTTGTTTACTTCTTAATAGGAAAG gtTTATAAAAAGCTGGGGCAAACCCATTTGGCCCTAATGAATTTCTCCTGGGCGATGGACTTAGATCCCAAAGGAGCCAACAACCAAATTAAAGAGGCTATCGATAAACGTTACCTTCCAGATGACGAGGAACCAATAACTCAAGAAGAGCAAATCAGTGAATGTTATCCCTATGAATCAG ttGGCACAGACGAATCCCAAGAGAGCAGCATGACGGATGCAGATgacacacagctccatgcagttGAAAGCGATGAATTTTAA